One Paraburkholderia kururiensis DNA window includes the following coding sequences:
- a CDS encoding NAD(P)/FAD-dependent oxidoreductase, with product MGQPRVIVVGAGPAGVRCTETLLAAGIAPVVIDEGRRDGGQIYRRQPENFGRPYEKLYGTEASRAAHLHSTFERVRAQVDYRPDTLAWNVSKGHLYVLHRGQSHALPYDALVLCPGATDRLMPVKGWQRAGTYSLGASQIALKAQACSIGSHVVFMGSGPLLYLVANQYVRAGARVAAVLDTSPASARLRALPKLIARPDVLKKGAALVSALKKSGVHVEHGIEPLEILGTDAHGVEGVQYRDAKGEVRRIACDAVALGYHLRPETQLADLARCAFRFDEGTRQWLPQIDELGRSSQAGVYLAGDGVRVLGADGAELAGRLAAYAVLSDLGHTVSEATLAPLKAQQRKMDRFRQGLAQAFPWPAAQAARLSDEIIACRCEGITVGELRRVIKNEGACEANRAKAFSRVGMGRCQGRYCGHAAAEIIAAAAGVPLEQVGRLRGQAPVKPLAISTVEIVADARPGSAAAAEAPLAKGVTEVHE from the coding sequence ATGGGCCAACCTCGCGTAATCGTCGTGGGCGCGGGTCCGGCCGGCGTGCGCTGCACGGAGACGCTGCTCGCAGCCGGCATTGCGCCTGTCGTGATCGACGAAGGCCGCCGCGACGGCGGCCAGATCTACCGGCGACAGCCCGAGAACTTCGGGCGTCCTTACGAAAAACTCTACGGCACCGAGGCGAGCCGTGCGGCTCACCTGCACTCGACGTTCGAGCGTGTGCGCGCCCAGGTCGACTACCGGCCCGACACACTCGCATGGAACGTGAGCAAGGGGCACCTGTATGTGCTGCATCGCGGCCAGTCGCATGCGCTGCCTTACGACGCGCTCGTGCTGTGCCCCGGCGCGACCGATCGCCTGATGCCGGTGAAGGGCTGGCAACGCGCGGGCACGTACAGCCTGGGCGCATCGCAGATTGCGCTGAAGGCGCAGGCGTGCTCGATCGGAAGTCACGTCGTGTTCATGGGATCGGGGCCGTTGCTGTATCTCGTCGCGAATCAGTACGTGCGTGCCGGCGCACGCGTGGCGGCAGTGCTCGATACATCGCCCGCCTCCGCGCGGCTGCGGGCGCTGCCCAAACTGATCGCGCGACCGGACGTGCTGAAGAAGGGCGCGGCGCTCGTCTCTGCGCTGAAGAAGTCCGGCGTGCATGTGGAGCACGGCATCGAGCCGCTCGAAATTCTGGGCACCGACGCCCACGGCGTGGAAGGCGTTCAGTACCGCGATGCGAAGGGCGAGGTGCGCCGGATCGCATGCGATGCCGTGGCGCTCGGCTACCACCTGCGTCCCGAAACGCAGCTGGCCGACCTCGCGCGCTGCGCGTTCCGCTTCGATGAAGGCACCCGCCAGTGGCTGCCGCAGATCGACGAGCTGGGTCGCAGCTCGCAGGCGGGCGTCTATCTGGCAGGCGACGGCGTTCGCGTGCTGGGCGCCGATGGTGCGGAACTGGCGGGACGGCTCGCCGCGTATGCGGTGTTGAGCGATCTGGGTCATACGGTGTCCGAAGCAACGCTCGCGCCTCTCAAAGCGCAGCAGCGCAAGATGGATCGCTTCCGCCAGGGCCTGGCCCAGGCCTTCCCGTGGCCCGCGGCACAGGCGGCGCGACTTTCCGACGAGATCATTGCCTGCCGCTGCGAAGGCATTACCGTGGGCGAACTGCGGCGCGTCATCAAGAACGAAGGCGCGTGCGAGGCGAATCGTGCGAAGGCGTTCAGCCGTGTGGGCATGGGCCGCTGCCAGGGGCGCTACTGCGGCCACGCCGCAGCGGAGATCATTGCGGCCGCCGCAGGCGTGCCGCTCGAACAGGTGGGACGGTTGCGCGGCCAGGCGCCTGTGAAGCCGCTTGCCATCTCGACCGTGGAAATCGTGGCGGACGCCCGCCCCGGCAGTGCCGCCGCGGCCGAAGCACCCCTTGCCAAAGGCGTCACGGAGGTTCACGAATGA
- a CDS encoding haloacid dehalogenase type II translates to MTRFRPKYITFDCYGTLTRFRMGDMAREIFAGRVAPEQMEQFVRDFAAYRLDEVLGAWKPYQEVVKNAVRRTLKRWNLAYDDAEAQRFYDAVPTWGPHADVPEGLAKVAKEFPLVILSNASNDQIHSNVEKLGAPFHRVFTAQQAQAYKPRLQAFEYMLDNLGCGPEDILHVSSSLRYDLMSANDLGVKNKVFVARGHEPSTPYYNYHEIKDIGGLPGVVGL, encoded by the coding sequence ATGACCCGCTTCCGACCGAAATACATCACGTTCGACTGCTACGGTACGCTGACCCGCTTCCGCATGGGCGACATGGCGCGCGAGATCTTTGCCGGCCGCGTGGCGCCGGAACAGATGGAGCAGTTCGTGCGCGACTTCGCCGCGTATCGTCTGGATGAAGTGCTGGGCGCGTGGAAGCCGTATCAGGAAGTGGTGAAGAACGCGGTGCGTCGCACGCTCAAGCGCTGGAACCTCGCTTACGACGACGCCGAGGCGCAGCGCTTCTACGACGCGGTGCCGACGTGGGGCCCGCATGCCGACGTGCCGGAAGGGCTCGCGAAAGTGGCGAAGGAATTCCCGCTCGTGATTCTCTCGAACGCGTCGAACGACCAGATTCACAGCAACGTCGAAAAACTGGGCGCGCCGTTTCATCGCGTGTTCACGGCGCAGCAGGCGCAGGCCTACAAGCCGCGTCTGCAGGCGTTCGAATACATGCTGGACAACCTGGGCTGCGGCCCGGAAGACATCCTGCACGTGTCGTCCAGCCTGCGCTACGACCTCATGTCGGCGAACGATCTGGGCGTGAAGAACAAGGTGTTCGTCGCGCGCGGCCACGAGCCTTCCACGCCGTACTACAACTATCACGAGATCAAGGACATCGGCGGCCTGCCCGGCGTGGTGGGTCTGTAA
- a CDS encoding (2Fe-2S)-binding protein translates to MGGRFVRLGETGRETVKLRINGADVEALAGDTLLVAMLCAVDHVRQSEFGDETRAGFCLMGACQDCWVWTEAGERLRACTTEVREGMQIVTTQPEVQWANLA, encoded by the coding sequence ATGGGCGGACGATTCGTCCGGCTTGGCGAAACGGGCCGGGAAACAGTGAAGCTACGCATAAACGGTGCCGACGTGGAGGCGCTCGCGGGCGACACGTTGCTCGTGGCGATGCTCTGCGCGGTGGATCACGTGCGCCAGTCGGAATTCGGCGACGAGACGCGCGCCGGCTTTTGCCTGATGGGCGCGTGCCAGGACTGCTGGGTCTGGACGGAAGCCGGCGAACGCCTGCGCGCCTGCACGACGGAAGTACGCGAGGGCATGCAGATCGTCACCACACAACCGGAGGTGCAATGGGCCAACCTCGCGTAA
- a CDS encoding aspartate aminotransferase family protein — protein sequence MSTSALIESDRQHLIHPVVSLRAHEARGVTILESGRGAWLRDIEGNELLDAFSGLWCVNTGYGRESIVRVATEQMSRLPYATGYFHFGCEPAISLAEQLVQLAPASLTRVYFTLGGSDAVDAAIRYITHYYNATGRPQKKQFISLERGYHGSSSVGAGLTALPAFHQHFDLPLPNQHYIASPYPYRSEYGHDADALIAASVVALRAKVEALGGPERVAAFFCEPVQGSGGVIVPPKGWLKAMREACRELDILFVADEVITGFGRTGPLFACEAEGVEPDLMTVAKGLTAGYAPMGALLMSERVYSGIADGAGTSAVVGHGQTYSAHPVSAAIGLEVLRLYHEGGLLANGMAQAPRFEAGLQALLDHPLVGDARSRGLLGALELVADKATRRRFDPALNLSEKIAASAWRNGLIFRAFADNILGFAPALCYTAEEFDTMFVRLKTTLDDVLALPEVRAAVA from the coding sequence ATGTCGACTTCCGCACTGATCGAATCCGACCGCCAACACCTCATCCATCCTGTCGTCAGCCTGCGTGCGCATGAAGCGCGCGGCGTCACCATTCTCGAATCGGGACGCGGCGCGTGGCTGCGCGACATCGAAGGCAACGAACTGCTCGACGCCTTTTCCGGACTCTGGTGCGTGAATACGGGCTACGGCCGCGAAAGCATCGTGCGTGTGGCCACGGAACAGATGAGCCGCCTGCCCTACGCGACCGGCTACTTTCATTTCGGCTGCGAGCCGGCCATAAGCCTCGCCGAGCAGCTCGTTCAACTTGCGCCCGCTTCGCTCACGCGCGTCTACTTCACGCTGGGCGGGTCCGACGCCGTGGACGCGGCCATCCGCTACATCACGCACTACTACAACGCGACGGGGCGCCCGCAGAAGAAGCAGTTCATTTCGCTCGAGCGCGGGTATCACGGCTCGTCGTCCGTGGGTGCGGGGCTCACGGCGCTGCCCGCGTTTCATCAGCACTTCGATTTGCCGCTGCCGAACCAGCACTACATTGCCTCGCCGTATCCGTATCGCAGCGAGTACGGCCACGATGCCGACGCGCTGATCGCGGCGTCCGTGGTCGCGCTGCGGGCCAAGGTGGAAGCGCTGGGCGGACCGGAACGCGTCGCCGCCTTCTTCTGCGAGCCGGTGCAGGGCTCGGGCGGCGTGATCGTGCCGCCGAAGGGCTGGCTCAAGGCCATGCGAGAAGCGTGCCGCGAACTCGACATCCTGTTCGTGGCCGACGAGGTCATCACCGGCTTCGGCCGCACCGGCCCGCTCTTCGCCTGCGAGGCGGAAGGCGTGGAGCCCGATTTGATGACGGTCGCGAAGGGCCTCACCGCAGGCTACGCGCCGATGGGCGCGCTGCTGATGTCCGAGCGCGTCTACTCCGGCATCGCGGACGGCGCCGGTACCTCGGCCGTGGTCGGCCACGGTCAGACCTACTCCGCGCACCCCGTGAGCGCCGCCATCGGACTCGAGGTGCTGCGCCTCTATCACGAAGGCGGGCTGCTCGCGAACGGCATGGCCCAGGCGCCGCGTTTCGAAGCCGGCCTGCAGGCGCTGCTCGACCATCCGCTGGTGGGCGACGCGCGCAGCCGCGGCCTGCTCGGCGCGCTCGAACTCGTCGCGGACAAGGCGACGCGCCGCCGCTTCGACCCGGCGCTCAACCTCAGCGAGAAGATTGCGGCGTCGGCGTGGCGCAATGGTCTGATCTTCCGCGCGTTCGCCGACAACATCCTCGGCTTCGCACCCGCGCTCTGCTATACGGCAGAGGAATTCGACACGATGTTCGTACGCCTGAAGACCACGCTCGACGACGTGCTGGCGCTGCCCGAAGTGCGCGCCGCCGTGGCGTGA
- a CDS encoding NAD(P)/FAD-dependent oxidoreductase — MKFESYWLDTRPAFRHGDPGPVEGTAEVVVIGGGFTGLSAALALAKKGVPVTVLEAGSVASEASGRNGGQCNTGLAHDYATLAERIGREQALRFYRAYESAVQSVRTIVTEEQIDCDFVGGGKIKLAAKPQHFAKLAKTYETLVRDVDREIELIAPERIRDEVGSNRFFGGLVQRNGAQMHMGKFGVGLAEAAVKRGARIFEDSPVTALKPLGGERYDVVTPRGTIRAARVLVATGASRVGPLQWFRRRIAPVGSFIVVTEPLGKERLDALLPTRRAYVTTLNIGNYFRATADNRLLFGGRARFAMSNPRSDEKSGRILRASLAHYFPQLADVRLDYCWGGLVDMTADRLPRAGQHEGLFYSMGYSGHGVQMSVHMGRVMADVMFGAASRNPWGELAWPAIPGHFGHAWFLPFVGAWYRFQDMIH, encoded by the coding sequence ATGAAGTTCGAATCGTACTGGCTCGATACCCGTCCGGCGTTCCGGCACGGCGACCCGGGGCCTGTGGAAGGCACGGCCGAGGTGGTCGTGATCGGCGGCGGGTTCACGGGTTTGTCGGCGGCGCTCGCGCTCGCGAAGAAAGGCGTGCCCGTGACGGTGCTGGAAGCGGGCAGCGTGGCGAGCGAGGCGTCGGGGCGCAACGGCGGGCAGTGCAATACGGGCCTCGCGCACGACTACGCGACGCTGGCCGAACGCATTGGCCGCGAGCAGGCGCTGCGCTTCTATCGCGCCTATGAGAGTGCGGTGCAGTCGGTGCGCACGATCGTGACCGAAGAACAGATCGATTGCGACTTCGTGGGCGGCGGCAAGATCAAGCTCGCCGCGAAGCCGCAGCATTTCGCGAAGCTCGCGAAGACCTACGAAACGCTGGTGCGCGACGTTGATCGGGAGATCGAACTGATTGCGCCGGAACGCATCCGCGACGAAGTGGGTTCGAACCGCTTCTTCGGCGGACTCGTGCAGCGCAACGGCGCCCAGATGCATATGGGCAAGTTCGGCGTGGGGCTGGCCGAAGCGGCGGTGAAGCGCGGCGCGCGCATTTTCGAGGACTCGCCTGTTACGGCGTTGAAGCCTCTCGGCGGCGAGCGCTACGACGTGGTGACGCCGCGCGGCACGATTCGCGCCGCACGCGTGCTCGTGGCAACGGGCGCATCGCGCGTGGGACCGCTTCAGTGGTTCCGGCGACGCATCGCGCCGGTGGGCAGCTTCATCGTGGTGACGGAGCCGCTCGGCAAGGAACGGCTGGACGCGCTGCTGCCTACGCGGCGCGCGTACGTGACGACGCTCAATATCGGCAACTACTTTCGCGCCACGGCGGACAACCGCCTGCTGTTCGGCGGCCGCGCGCGCTTCGCGATGTCGAACCCGCGTTCGGACGAAAAGAGCGGCCGCATTCTGCGCGCGAGCCTCGCGCACTACTTTCCGCAACTCGCCGACGTGCGCCTTGACTATTGCTGGGGCGGTCTTGTCGATATGACGGCGGACCGTCTGCCGCGCGCGGGTCAGCACGAAGGCCTTTTCTACTCGATGGGCTATAGCGGCCACGGCGTACAGATGTCGGTGCACATGGGCCGCGTGATGGCCGACGTGATGTTCGGCGCAGCCTCGCGCAACCCGTGGGGCGAACTCGCATGGCCGGCCATTCCGGGCCACTTCGGTCACGCATGGTTTCTGCCGTTCGTGGGCGCGTGGTACCGCTTTCAGGACATGATTCACTAG
- a CDS encoding 2-hydroxyacid dehydrogenase, with protein MTFLYKADPVRGAQWARLFAEKAPHIPFHIWPEGSDAAHARDVRYLATWEPPAHLATAFPNLELVFSVGAGIDQFDLSAIPSHVPVVRMIEPGIVAGMVEYATLAVLALHRDWLTYAAQQREQRWQPLRTRTANERRVGVLGLGVLGQAVLAKLAGFGFRCAGWSRSAHEIGGVECFAGTASLPAFLARTDILVCLLPLTPATRHILCRELFAQLPRGAALVNVGRGGHLQQDDLLDALDSGQLDAAVLDVAEPEPLTPGHPLWRHPRVMLTPHVASMTQPDSAVDVVLDNLRRHRDGLPLIGLVDRTRGY; from the coding sequence ATGACGTTCCTCTACAAGGCGGACCCCGTACGCGGGGCGCAATGGGCGCGGCTATTCGCCGAAAAGGCGCCCCACATTCCATTCCATATCTGGCCCGAAGGCAGCGACGCCGCGCACGCACGCGACGTGCGTTACCTCGCGACGTGGGAGCCGCCCGCCCACCTCGCCACCGCGTTTCCGAATCTCGAGCTCGTGTTTTCGGTGGGCGCGGGCATCGATCAGTTCGACCTGTCCGCCATTCCTTCGCACGTGCCGGTGGTCCGCATGATCGAGCCGGGCATCGTGGCCGGCATGGTGGAGTACGCGACGCTTGCCGTGCTCGCGCTGCATCGCGACTGGCTCACGTATGCCGCGCAGCAGCGCGAACAACGCTGGCAGCCGCTGCGCACGCGTACGGCGAACGAACGCCGCGTGGGTGTGCTGGGTCTCGGCGTGCTCGGGCAAGCCGTACTCGCCAAACTGGCGGGCTTCGGTTTTCGCTGCGCGGGCTGGAGCCGATCGGCGCATGAAATCGGCGGCGTGGAATGCTTCGCGGGCACCGCTTCGCTGCCCGCGTTTCTGGCGCGCACCGACATCCTCGTGTGCCTGTTGCCGCTCACCCCGGCCACGCGCCACATCTTGTGCCGCGAGTTGTTCGCGCAGTTGCCGCGCGGCGCCGCGCTCGTCAACGTGGGACGCGGCGGGCATCTGCAGCAGGACGATCTGCTCGATGCACTCGACTCGGGCCAACTCGACGCCGCCGTGCTCGACGTGGCCGAGCCCGAGCCGCTCACGCCGGGCCATCCGCTCTGGCGCCACCCGCGCGTGATGCTCACGCCGCACGTGGCCAGCATGACGCAGCCCGACAGCGCCGTGGATGTCGTGCTCGATAACCTGCGTCGGCATCGTGACGGCTTGCCGCTTATCGGGCTCGTCGATCGCACGCGCGGCTACTGA
- a CDS encoding helix-turn-helix domain-containing protein — protein sequence MTSLDDASDTGTAGVATQPIERAIEFIERSFAQPVTLATLAATAELSVSRFAALFRAQVGISPHRYVCLVRVRHAQKLLRGGVPPSVVATEVGFFDQSHLGRHFKRTLGTTPAAYLAAAE from the coding sequence ATGACTTCCCTCGACGATGCCAGCGACACGGGGACGGCGGGCGTGGCCACGCAGCCTATCGAGCGTGCTATCGAGTTCATCGAGCGTTCGTTCGCGCAGCCCGTCACATTGGCGACGCTGGCTGCGACCGCCGAACTAAGCGTGTCGCGTTTTGCGGCGCTCTTTCGCGCGCAGGTGGGCATCTCGCCGCATCGGTACGTGTGCCTCGTACGGGTGCGTCATGCGCAAAAGCTGCTGCGTGGAGGCGTGCCGCCATCGGTGGTAGCAACCGAAGTCGGCTTCTTCGATCAGAGCCACCTGGGGCGGCATTTCAAGCGTACGCTGGGCACGACCCCGGCGGCTTATCTCGCGGCGGCGGAGTAG
- a CDS encoding GNAT family N-acetyltransferase, translating into MTAADLPAAHDLSLAVKWPHRREDWEFALNLGTGIAAEDDTGLLGTALHWKYGEAHASLGMVIVSPDQQGRGIGRELMARTMEALGTRTTFLNATPAGLPLYEKFGFAAIGSIHQHQGMAGVHPPAVQLAPGERIRPLGSRDPARLAALLARAAGYDRTPLIGALLSVADGVVLDREGEPVGFALMRRFGRGHVIGPLVAPHREGAQALISHCVGSQSGRFVRIDVGGDTGLSSWLDDLGLAFVDSVVTMARGTPPQLDGEARVYAVTNQALG; encoded by the coding sequence ATGACGGCGGCCGACCTGCCCGCCGCTCACGACCTGTCGCTCGCAGTGAAATGGCCGCATCGGCGCGAAGACTGGGAATTCGCGCTGAATCTGGGCACCGGCATTGCCGCCGAAGACGACACCGGTCTGCTCGGCACCGCGCTGCACTGGAAATATGGCGAGGCGCATGCGTCGCTCGGCATGGTGATCGTGTCGCCCGATCAGCAGGGGCGCGGCATTGGCCGCGAATTGATGGCGCGCACCATGGAAGCGCTCGGCACCCGCACCACGTTCCTCAATGCGACGCCTGCGGGCCTGCCGCTCTACGAGAAGTTCGGCTTCGCCGCCATCGGCAGCATTCATCAGCACCAGGGCATGGCGGGTGTTCATCCGCCCGCGGTGCAGCTTGCGCCGGGCGAGCGCATCCGTCCGCTCGGCTCGCGCGACCCGGCACGGCTCGCGGCGCTGCTGGCACGCGCGGCGGGCTACGACCGCACGCCGCTCATCGGCGCCCTGCTTTCCGTGGCCGACGGCGTCGTGCTGGATCGCGAGGGCGAGCCCGTCGGCTTTGCGTTGATGCGCCGCTTCGGACGCGGCCATGTGATCGGCCCGCTCGTCGCGCCGCATCGCGAAGGCGCACAGGCGCTGATCAGCCATTGCGTCGGCTCGCAAAGCGGGCGCTTCGTGCGCATCGACGTGGGCGGCGACACGGGCCTCTCGTCATGGCTCGACGACCTGGGCCTCGCGTTCGTGGACTCCGTCGTCACCATGGCACGCGGCACGCCGCCCCAGCTCGACGGCGAGGCGCGCGTGTACGCCGTCACCAACCAGGCGCTGGGCTGA
- a CDS encoding NAD(P)/FAD-dependent oxidoreductase has protein sequence MKRAEADVMIVGGGIMGAATAFFLRRRGRSVILIERGLIGQQASGTNFGNVRRQGRFLPQLPLANRSREIWGKLPALINHDAEFLPSGHIRVCYREEQAHTLETYAKDARQYGLMLDVMRGEQMRSRFPFLGPEVLAASYSATDGHANPRLAAPAFGRAAARLGAQIEENTEIATVEKEGAAFRATAVDGRTFHAPVLLITAGAWGSTLSEQFGEPVPLAVHGPQMAVTEPVPYGIRPVVGVSSPLLEEVVYFRQIERGNIVFGGCARGPAYPDLRRAYVLPESTLLQFRQLQRLAPALARLNIIRVWSGIEGYVSDDIPVMGASGKVSNLYYAFGFSGHGFQLGPGVGDTMAELIDTGATTTPLGPFHIGRFASSSQEVAATASAGAAA, from the coding sequence ATGAAACGCGCTGAAGCCGATGTGATGATCGTGGGCGGCGGCATCATGGGTGCAGCCACGGCGTTTTTTCTGCGCCGCCGCGGGCGCTCCGTCATTTTGATCGAACGTGGTTTGATCGGGCAGCAGGCGAGCGGAACCAACTTCGGTAACGTGCGTCGTCAAGGACGTTTTCTGCCGCAACTACCGCTTGCGAACCGCTCCCGCGAAATCTGGGGCAAGCTGCCTGCGCTCATCAATCACGACGCGGAGTTCTTGCCGTCCGGGCATATTCGCGTCTGCTATCGCGAAGAACAGGCGCACACGCTCGAAACGTACGCGAAGGACGCGCGCCAGTACGGCCTCATGCTCGACGTCATGCGCGGCGAACAGATGCGCTCGCGCTTTCCCTTCCTTGGCCCTGAAGTGCTGGCAGCGTCGTATTCGGCGACGGACGGCCATGCGAACCCACGCCTCGCCGCGCCCGCGTTCGGACGTGCGGCCGCGCGGCTCGGCGCGCAGATCGAAGAGAACACCGAGATCGCGACGGTTGAAAAAGAGGGCGCGGCGTTCCGTGCGACGGCCGTGGACGGTCGCACGTTCCATGCGCCGGTGTTGCTGATTACCGCGGGCGCATGGGGCAGTACGCTCAGCGAGCAATTCGGCGAGCCGGTACCGCTTGCCGTGCACGGTCCGCAAATGGCCGTGACGGAGCCCGTGCCGTACGGCATTCGGCCCGTGGTGGGCGTGTCGTCGCCGCTGCTCGAAGAGGTGGTGTATTTCCGGCAGATCGAACGCGGCAACATCGTGTTCGGCGGCTGTGCGCGCGGGCCCGCGTATCCCGATCTGCGTCGCGCGTACGTGTTGCCGGAGAGCACGCTGCTGCAGTTTCGCCAGTTGCAGCGCCTCGCGCCCGCACTCGCGCGGCTCAACATCATTCGCGTGTGGAGCGGTATTGAAGGCTACGTCTCGGACGATATTCCGGTGATGGGGGCGAGCGGCAAGGTGAGCAACCTTTACTATGCGTTCGGCTTTTCGGGCCACGGCTTTCAGCTTGGACCGGGCGTAGGCGACACCATGGCCGAGCTGATCGACACTGGCGCCACCACCACGCCGCTGGGTCCGTTCCACATTGGTCGATTTGCTTCGTCCTCCCAGGAAGTGGCGGCAACCGCATCGGCCGGGGCCGCTGCATAG
- a CDS encoding aldolase produces MAHTLTTSPSAAASRRLDLASDAIVQARVELAACFRLAALNGFEEGVCNHFSAVVPGHDDLFFVNPYGYAFSEITASRLLICDFHGNVIEGEGKPEATAFYIHARLHRLMPRVKAAFHTHMPNATALCLLEGPPLLWLGQTSLKFYGRTAVDEHYNGLALDESEGDRIAAAMGDADILFLKNHGVMVAAPDIAQAWDDLYYLERAAEVQLKAMSTNRPLKCIPAEVAQLAYEQIRAGDAESARAHLESGVRQLRECGIAFDR; encoded by the coding sequence ATGGCTCACACGCTCACCACCTCGCCGTCCGCCGCCGCTTCGCGCCGCCTCGATCTCGCGTCGGATGCCATCGTGCAGGCCCGCGTCGAACTCGCCGCGTGCTTCCGGCTCGCAGCACTCAACGGCTTCGAGGAAGGCGTCTGCAATCATTTCTCTGCTGTCGTACCGGGCCACGACGATCTGTTCTTCGTGAACCCCTACGGCTACGCGTTCAGCGAGATCACCGCGTCGCGTCTCCTGATCTGCGACTTCCACGGCAACGTGATCGAAGGTGAAGGCAAGCCCGAAGCCACGGCGTTCTATATTCACGCACGGCTGCATCGGTTGATGCCGCGCGTGAAAGCTGCGTTTCACACGCACATGCCGAACGCCACGGCCTTGTGTCTGCTGGAAGGCCCGCCTCTGCTCTGGCTGGGGCAAACGTCACTGAAGTTCTACGGCCGCACCGCAGTGGACGAGCATTACAACGGTCTGGCTCTGGACGAATCGGAAGGCGACCGCATCGCCGCAGCGATGGGCGACGCCGACATCCTGTTCCTCAAGAATCACGGTGTGATGGTGGCCGCGCCCGATATCGCGCAGGCCTGGGACGATCTCTACTACCTGGAGCGCGCTGCCGAGGTGCAACTCAAGGCCATGAGCACGAACCGGCCGCTCAAGTGCATTCCCGCCGAAGTCGCACAACTCGCCTACGAGCAGATACGTGCGGGCGACGCCGAGAGCGCGCGTGCTCACCTGGAAAGCGGCGTGCGGCAGTTGCGTGAGTGCGGTATCGCGTTCGATCGTTGA
- a CDS encoding aldehyde dehydrogenase family protein has translation MESFDPALVSVRSAHFIGGRYVSGPVAMDVARPSDGAVYADLPIAGADEVDRAVENAWQAFRTSDWARRAPRERARVMRRWAELIEADVDTLARIESVGSTRPIRDAAAWDVPFTAECIRFYSEFADKIGGEVAATRPDHLGMIVAEPYGVIGAIAPWNFPLVMASWKVAPALAAGNAVVLKPSELTPFSALRLAELAVEAGMPPGIFNVIQGDGRTTGDALVRHPRIAKVTFTGSSQTGAAIMAACAQSGTKPVTLELGGKSPQVVFADAPDLDLVARRVAGAIAGNAGQVCVAGSRLIVEKRVVSRLVDGIASAFAALKPGHTWAPGTTLPPIISSVQAQRIEGIVKRAVEQGAQIAVGGGRLPVAGAGAFYAPTILTGVSASNEAVREEVFGPVLTVQTFESEAEALALASHEKYGLAAGVHTADIGRALRAMRAIEAGTVWINRYGRTADFVIPTGGYKQSGLGKDLGRQAFEANLRFKSVLIDLNQGA, from the coding sequence ATGGAAAGCTTCGATCCCGCTCTCGTTTCCGTGCGCAGCGCGCACTTCATCGGCGGCCGCTATGTGAGCGGTCCCGTCGCGATGGACGTGGCGCGCCCCTCGGACGGCGCCGTCTACGCGGACCTGCCCATCGCCGGCGCCGACGAAGTGGACCGCGCCGTGGAGAACGCCTGGCAGGCCTTCCGCACGAGCGACTGGGCCCGTCGCGCGCCGCGCGAACGCGCGCGCGTCATGCGGCGCTGGGCCGAACTGATCGAAGCTGACGTCGATACGCTCGCGCGTATCGAATCGGTGGGCTCCACGCGCCCCATTCGCGATGCCGCGGCGTGGGACGTGCCGTTCACGGCCGAGTGCATCCGCTTCTACTCGGAGTTCGCGGACAAGATCGGCGGCGAGGTGGCGGCCACGCGGCCGGACCATCTCGGCATGATCGTGGCGGAGCCGTATGGCGTGATCGGCGCCATTGCACCGTGGAATTTTCCGCTCGTGATGGCGTCGTGGAAGGTCGCGCCCGCGCTGGCCGCGGGCAACGCCGTGGTGCTGAAGCCCTCCGAACTCACGCCGTTTTCCGCGCTGCGGCTTGCCGAACTGGCCGTCGAAGCCGGCATGCCGCCGGGCATCTTCAACGTGATCCAGGGCGACGGACGCACGACGGGCGATGCGCTCGTGCGGCATCCGCGCATTGCGAAGGTCACGTTCACGGGCTCCAGTCAGACGGGCGCCGCCATCATGGCCGCGTGTGCGCAGAGCGGCACGAAACCCGTCACGCTCGAATTGGGCGGCAAGAGCCCGCAGGTCGTGTTCGCCGACGCGCCGGACCTCGATCTCGTGGCGCGTCGCGTGGCCGGCGCGATCGCCGGCAACGCAGGGCAGGTGTGCGTGGCCGGCTCGCGGCTGATCGTCGAAAAACGCGTGGTGTCGCGTCTCGTGGACGGCATCGCCTCCGCATTCGCCGCGCTCAAGCCGGGGCACACCTGGGCGCCGGGCACCACGTTGCCACCCATCATTTCGTCGGTGCAGGCGCAGCGCATCGAAGGCATCGTGAAGCGTGCCGTGGAGCAGGGCGCGCAGATCGCCGTGGGCGGCGGCCGCCTTCCCGTGGCGGGCGCAGGCGCGTTCTATGCGCCGACCATCCTGACCGGCGTGAGCGCGAGCAACGAGGCCGTGCGCGAAGAAGTCTTCGGCCCCGTGCTCACGGTTCAGACCTTCGAGAGCGAGGCCGAAGCGCTGGCGCTCGCGAGCCACGAAAAGTACGGCCTTGCCGCGGGCGTTCATACCGCGGACATCGGCCGCGCACTGCGCGCGATGCGCGCCATCGAGGCCGGCACGGTCTGGATCAACCGCTACGGCCGCACGGCCGACTTCGTGATTCCCACCGGCGGCTACAAGCAGTCGGGTCTCGGCAAGGACCTGGGACGCCAGGCGTTCGAGGCGAACCTGCGCTTCAAGAGCGTGCTGATCGACCTGAACCAGGGCGCCTGA